The DNA sequence TGGGTCATTGGTACAATGGTTCTGAGTATGTGACACTGGACTTGAGATGTTGAGAATGTTGTTAAGGGAAGGATGCTGGTAGAGAGAAGATGTAAGGGTGCAGGCAAAGAAAACAACTTGTGCAAGAGCCTCCCCCAAgagtgggagtggggtggaggaGAAAAAGAGCAGGGCTTGTTAACAAAGAGAATGTCCCAGAAGAGGTGAGTCCAGATTGGAGAGGTATGCAGGGGTTAGACCATGTAGGGCTAAGTCGGCCACAATTCCAATTTTGAGGGTGAGGAACATGGTTTTTTATTCACTAGTGTTTCCTTAGTGCCTAGTAGACTAGTGGCGCTCAACATTTGGTGAAAGATTTTATCCTAAAAATTATAGGAACTCAGTTTTATGCAGAGAAGTGAAATAATGAtatctttctcatcttcatcacatataaaatgagaataacggTCATTGTGGTGAACATTctgtaaagcaaaaataaaattctaagccctgcccccaacccccaccatctgaatggacttcctcTTCAGCCagggctcttttaaaatttaacggAGTGACTGTTTCAGGGcatgatgggaagtgggggttgaacatgcctcattatacctctccagcgataacatcaacacagactttaaatttgataagaaacattttacaacccattctctctgaagcctagGATTTGAAGGTTTCCTCTGCAAATAAGAACTTGTGTCTCCACAATCCTtcatcttaacccagacattcctttctattgatctcAGGTCTTTAGagaaactcaaccaattgtcaaccagaaaaattgaaaacctaCCTATAAGCTGGAAGCCCCCCCACCGCctcactttgagttgtcccgcctttgtGTTGTCCCACAAAccaatgtctttctttctttctctccctcccctcccctcccttcccttccttttttcctcctttccttctttctttctttccttctttctgttagGAACAACGCCCAAAATCCTAAGGAAAACTGAACACTCGAACAAAGGATtcttagcaaagcaattttacttcCGTGAGAGGGGTGTCTGTTTGGCCAGTCGCcatgagagcacacctgaacaaaggggCACGAGAGCCTTTATTCCTGACGCAAGTCCTGCGGGTCATGCAATCTAAACTAATCCCGGTTGGCTAAACACTTGAATTTTTTAGATAAGGTGGACACTTAAAAGAAagtggagaggaaggggaaggggtgcCTGTAATGAACTACAAAGTTAGTCCTCTTTCCAAATAAAgaaaggaatgtgagctggtaCTGATAACGCCTGGTACTGTGGCGTGCCTGGGCATCTAAcgaaggcaaaaaggaaaaaaaaaaaaaaaaaaggagaaaaaggggaaaaaaggtgtgtgtgtgtggtactatgaattaaagaataaaagattgatctaattatttgaagagaaacctcatcatatcccacatttctttctttctttttctttttattgagacggagtttcgctcttgtagccccggctggcgtgcaatggcgctgcaacctccgcctcacgggttcgaacgattctcctgtctcaggctccggtgtagctgggattacaggtacccaccactacggctaatttttgtatttttagtagagatggggtttcaccatgttggccaggccggtctcaaactcctgacctaagttgatccatccgcctcggcctcccaaagtgctaggattacaggcgtgagccacaacgcccggccCAACCAGTGTATTCCTTGAATGAATTGGATTGAAGTCTCGTATCTccctaaaatatgtaaaaccaagctgtactggaccatcttgggcacatgttctcaggacctcccgagggctgtgtcatgggccatggtcactcatatttggctcagaataagtctcttcaaatattttacagagtttgactcttcgTTGACAATTCAATGACGCTTCAAGTGTTTCTGGCAGCTCTTATCAGTGGGATCCGCATCAATGGTGAAATGGGATCGTGGCGCTTCCCGGAGTTCAGGGTTGTTTTGAACGTTCATCTAGAGCGCATTGTGGGTGGGGAAGTTGTGTTTGCTGAGTAGATTGTGACACCGCTGGCTTGGGGCACTCGAGGTAAGGGATGAGtgactttttttccctaaaattgaTAAGACAAATCAATCAGAGGCGGAGCGCCGCCTCTGGCTCTGGTCTGGTGGTGCAGCGTCTCTAGCCCTCACTCCGCCCACCGTCCCCGCGCAGCGTCCACTCGCCGAGCCCCGCCCTCACCCAGCACCCACCCCGTTCTTGGCGCCTTCCCCTCCTGGTCCTGCCCTGTGCTGAGTCTGCGCAGTCGGTGCCATCGTCTACGCCCCTGGGAGCGTTGTGGCGGCTGTTTCCTGCGGCGTTCCTCTTCCTGCTCCACCATGTGGAGCCGACGGCAGGGCCGCCTTAGGCCCACGGTCTGCGGGGTGGAGGAGCTACGGCGCCGCCGGCGGGAGCAGGAGGCAGGTGTGGGCGCCCGAGGGAGCGCGGGGGCATATGGCGGTCGGAGATAGGTTGAGACCTGAGGCTTGGAGCCGCGGGATCTGGGTTCCGGTCGTCCTTCCCACGCTCAGCCGACTTCTCTGTCCCCAGCACTGCGGAAGGCGCGGAGGGAGCAGCAGCTGGTCAGCAAGAGGCTGCTGAGAGAAGACGCCCCAGAGGAAGCTGGAGAGGGATGTGTGGCTGCGATCCTCGGCGAAGCCGAGGTGAGGGGGCAAGGCAAGGTGCGCTGGAGTCCACGCCGCTGGCGCCAGACTCCCGGGAGTACTCGAGGTCTGCCCCAAACCTGAACGCAATCCACTCTACACTTCCATGCATCCAGTGGGTCAAGCCAGAAACAGGGGAATCATCCTGCACAACTCTTTGACCCTCAACCTCATATCAGTCCATCATCAAGTCCTAGTTGTTTACCTCCTGAAGAGCTTTGGAGTCTTTACATGCCTCACCATCGAAGCTGCCACCACTACCACCTCTCTGGATGCTACTGCAGTCTCCTAAAAGGTCACCCTGCATCTATGCTTGTTGCCGTCAATACGTCCTTTAAAAACACATGGAGACCAAAATATTTCCTGTGCCCTGCAAATCATAGCATGGTCTAGCCTCTTCCTAACTCTAAttttatcagttttctcatcctaGCCACTGTCCCCTTTTCAGTTCTTGCAATGATATATCGGACCCTTGTGTCTCAAGCCCTTGGCATTCGCTACGTCTAATGTGGGTTTCTTTTGGTATTCTGTCTTGAGagccttttttttgtttattttgtttttttgagacagagtgtcgccaagctggagtgcagtggcatgatctcggctcactgcaacatccgcctcccgggttcaagcgattctcctgcctcagcctcctgagtagctgggattacaggcgcgcgccaccacacctggctaatttttgtatttttagtagaggcggggtttcaccatgtttgtcaggctggtctcgaacacctgacctcgttatccacccgcctccgccttccaaagtgctgggattacaggcgtgagccactgtgcccggccgcctACTTGTTTCTTGTAAAATATTAATCATTATCTAGTGGCttgtttattgttatttctcCAACTAGACTTTAATTGCAGGAAAACCTAGATCCTGTGTTATTTGTTATCATTGAAAACCCGGTTGCCTGCACATTATCTGGCATGTAGTTAAGTgcttagtatttattgaatgagtgaatgaaaggaTTTATTCAGCAAGCATTGAGTATCCCCTATGTTTGTATTATGTTTACATACATAGTTTATCGTACAAACTATGTTGACATATATATTGTCAACTTATTTCTAAGTTGTACTATTCCATTGTGTGCTTACTTTATGCCAGGACACTGTGCTGGTCACTGAGGTACACAAAGATGAAGTCCCTTTCTTTGAGGTGCTCACAGCCCAGTGAAGAAGACCTGTCATAAGGGAAGGAAACATGAGGAACAAGAGAAACTCCGAAGTCTCTCAAAAAGAGCTGACTTCCCAGAGGGAATGAGGAGCAGAAATCTGAAAAGAGTGGGAAGCTGGAGAGGGTGTGCAGGCAGAAGGAATAGCATGTGCAGAAGCTCggaagtgttaaaaaaaaaaaaaaaaaaaaaagctaacgtTGTGCTAGTTGTTGTTAGAGTGTAGGTTGCGTGGGGAGAATGGCTGGAGGAGTAGGTCTTGCCAGGCTGAGAGGTTTAAATATCCTTGAAAGAACCTTGTATGAAGGCAGGGTTTATACTGTTATTCTcattttcaggtgaggaaacttAGGTTCAGGTCCCATGTGGAGTGAGTGGCAGGTATGGTGTTAGAACTCAGTTCTGATTCTCTGTCCACTCCATTGCAAGGTAGATGCTTATTAGTTGCATTAGTGTGAATGACAAGTTCTGGAGGTGGTGTGATATTGGAAGGCTCACAGGTGAAGTGGGCAGAGAGAAACTTAGAACTTGCTTTCTGGGAACTATGTGCTCTCCTTTCCCTGCCCTGAACTCCAGGTGCAGCAGTTCCTGCGGCAAGCCCAGCGGGGtacagaagaaaaggagagagagggggcTCTGGTTAGCCTTCGTCGAGGCTTGCAGCACCCTGAAACGCAGCAAACCTTCATCCAGTCAGTGTGGgtggtgtgggggaggggggagctgGGGCTCTGAGGGATGGGCCACAAGCTAAGCAGGGCTCTGGTACTCATTCAtgtaggctggagggcagcatgCGGACCCTGGTCGGGCTCCTGACCAGCAACCAGGCTCTGCTGCAGCTTGAGGCGGCTCGGTGCCTGCATGAGCTTTCTCACTCTGAGcagtccaccattgctgaggcctgCCTGCCAGCTACTTCCTACCTCCTCACCTACCTCTCCGGTCACAGCTCAGACTTCATAGTAAGCCCTGTCCCCTTCCTATCTTGTTCTtggtttagattttaaaattgtgCTTTTGGGACCAGTTTGAGCTGGTAAGTAGGAGGAAGAAAACATACTTGCCCTTATGCCTACAGCCATGCCTACACCCATCATCTCCCCACCCTCTTGTGAGCCTCAAGGATAGTTGCTCCAGTGTCCCCatcacctcccctccccatctccccacacccagcctggcaTGAAACAGGCCAAGcccattgcttttgttgcctgttctCAGGAGCTGTGTCTGTATACACTGGGTAACCTGATCGTGGAGAGTGAGGCTGTGAGAAGGCAGCTCCTGCCACAGGGCATTGTTCCAGCCTTGGCTGCCTGCATCCAGGtgactcctttcttcctccctgggCAACCCTTCCTTTGCTCCTCCCCACATGCTCCATCTACTTTGGTTAGGTAGCTGCAGCCTCTGCTCTGTGCCAAGGGGCTGAAAGTCTCTGAAGACCTTATGACCCAGCTTCCAGTCAGATCCTTACCCTGTCTACTTTCAGTCCCCCCATGTGGCTGTGCTGGAAGCTCTCGGATATGCCTTGTCCCAGCTTCTACAGGCTAAGGAAGCTCCAGAGAAGATCATTCCGTGAGTAAAATTGTCTTTAGATGTGCAGCCAGAGGTGACCCACTCAGTAGTATAGCTCCTGGATGCCTGAATGATTTCCAAAGCtgttgcacatttttttttttttttttttttttttttttttttttttgagatggagtctcgctctgcggcctgggctggagtgcagtggccagatctcagctcacttcagctcactgcaagctccgcctcccgggttcacgccattctcctgcctcagcctcccgagtagctgggactacaggcgcccgccaccacgcccggctagttttttttttttgtattttttagtagagatggggtttcaccgtgttagccaggatagtctcgatctcctgacctcgtgatccacccgtctcggcctcccaaagtgctgttgcACATTTTAACTTCATGTGTCTGGCTAGGAAGGGCTTTGGGTTTGGACACTTTCCCATCTGGGCAGGGCTTTGGGTCTGGACACTTTCCTACCTGCTATCAGCGTTTGGTAAGAGCCACTGGCATCTTCGTGGTTCCTACTCACAGCCCTGCTTCTGCCAGCAGCTCCATCTTGGCCTCCACTCTCCCTCAGCACATGCTACAAATGTTGCAACCTGGCCCAAAGCTGAACCCTGGGGTCGCTGTGGAGTTTGCCTGGTGCCTTCATTACATCATCTGCAGGTAACATAGGGCAATTGGGGAAGTACCACAGATCTTCCCTGGGGCTCCCTTTCATGACATTCAACTGTTTGAACTTGGGTCTGGAATTGCTATAGTGAGTTTTCCTCCCTCCACTGTCCTCTCTTTTTGGAGTCCAGGAGACCCACAGACcttagctgttttttgttttgttttgtttttaggacagagtcttgctctgtcacccaggctggatggagtgcagtggtgcaatctcagctcactgcaacctctgcctcccgggttcaagcgattctcctgcctcagcctcctgagtagctgggactacaggtgcgtgccaccatgcctggctaatttttgtatttctaatagagacggggtttcgccatgttggccaggctggtctcgaactcctgacctcagatgatccacccgcctcggcctcccaaagtgctgggattacaggcatgagccaccacgcccaactgcTTCACTTCTTAAAGGTGGAATTGACTATATACATAGTGACTGCTTGCTTCCTGTTTCCCAGCCAGGTCAGCAATCCTCTGCTCATTGGCCATGGGGCTCTGTCTACTCTGGGGTTGCTGCTGTTGGACTTGGCTGGGGCTGTCCAGAGAACTGAGGATGCAGGACTGGAGCTGGTAGGTGAAGAGGTCAGGTGAAATTCTGGGAGATGTTTCCTGATACTCTGGAATGCAGGTAACCTCTTCCTTCTTACACCTGACCCCCCAATTTGTCTTTGCAGCTGGCATGCCCTGTGCTTCGATGTCTAAGCAACCTGCTAACTGAGGCAGCAGTGGAGACTGTGGGAGGGCAAATGCAGCTCAGAGATGAGCGTGTTGTGGCAGCCTTATTTATCCTGCTGCAGTTCTTTTTCCAGAAACAGCCCAGTCTACTCCCTGAGGGCCTCTGGCTCCTCAACAACCTCACTGGTATGCACCATAATCTGCCCAGGCCTGGACATTTGGATAATGGGGATATTTCCTCATGGcctaggctgaggtgggtagtatcggcaggggtggtggggggaagCAGTTTTTTACCCTGGTACTTCTCTTCCAGCAAACAGTCCTAGTTTCTGTACCTCCTTGCTCTCCCTGGATCTGATTAAGCCCCTCTTGCAGCTGTTGCCAGTATCTAATGTGGTGAGCGTAATGGTATGTATTGGGGTCACTTGAATACAAGATCTGGTAGTTGGATTGTATGGGACAGCAGTCCTGAGCCCTCAGATGTACCCTTAGTTGAGAGCCAGCAGGTGGTGGTGTGTGGCCTCAGGGCCCAACCAGTTTAGGTATGTGTCCCTTTAACTGGATTATTTATCCTTGGACAAATCACCTAACCACCTTAAACTTCAGCCTCCTCACTTACAATTGGGGATAATCTTGCATCATAGGGTAGTTGTAGGAGTATGAGAACATGCATGTAGAAGAGCTTGGCATGGTGCCTGGGCATGTGGCCACCATGTCATGTATTTTAGGTATTGTTAATGATCGTTGTTTCATTCTTTGTAGacctatgtatgtatctatctgcAGGTGCTCACAGTTTTGTGCAATGTTGCAGAGAAGGGTCCTGCTTACTGCCAGCGGCTGTGGCCAGGGCCCCTGCTTCCCGCCTTGCTGCACACACTAGCCTTTTCTGACACTGAAGTAGTAGGCCAGAGTTTGGAGCTGCTGCATCTGCTGTTCCTGTATCAGCCAGAGGTATAGGTTTCTGGCCCACGTCCTCAGTCACCCCTGTTCTGAAGCCACACAGTAGCTCCCTTCCCGTCCAGTCCTAACTATAGTTGTTTCTCTGGGCCTGGCTAACCTATATAGGTTCCATGTCAGAACCTTCATCCTTTTGAGGGGGAATGCACCCTCTAAAGTGGGCTGACCCATGAGGCTGTGGGAATTGAGTCTTAGGACACAGATGAGGTATGTTGAATTTTCTTCCCTCCCCCTAGGCTGTTCAGGTCTTCCTGCAGCAGTCAGGGCTGCAGGCCTTGGAAAGGCATCAGGAAGAGGCCCAGCTCCAAGATCGCGTGTATGCTCTCCAGCAGACAGCTCTTCAAGGGTGATGTCGTTTCTCAATGTCACTCATTCCCCCTCTCTTAACATCAAGCTTCTTTGTCCAGTAGAGTCTTCGGAGACAGCAGAGCCTTTGGAGATTTAGGACCATAATGATGTCTCATGTTCTCTGCTCCCATACCTAAGCCAAGACCTTTGggtcccagctcctcctcttTCACTTAGCACTATCTAGGCAGGAGGACCAAAAGGGACTGTTTGGTCTACTTATTCTGGGGCCCTAGaatccctgcctcccacccttcATTTTTGCTTCAGCAGCTGGTAGCTTTTGATGAGacagaataaagttttatttttatattaagctACTTTGCCTCAGTGGTTACATAGTAAGGGGTAGAGGGGTAGATGAGGACAAGAACACCCTGAGAAAGTATTTTACAGCACAAGCTTTATGAGGAATAGGAGaacacatttttttcacattataCTAAGTCCAGCAGAGCCCAGGCTCTGGGGCTGTTGCTCTTAATCCTCAGTGGAGGCTTCAGGCTTTACCACTTAGCACGTTCTCCAGGGCTCTGGTTACCTGATCAGCACTGAAGTTGTTCAAAGGGACATTCTTCTCTTGGCCAAATgctgaggagaaagagggaggtgtCTTTATTTATTCTGCACTGTGGAGGCTACCGAAGTAAAATAAAAGATCTTGTCTTTATCTTACAGTTTTGTTAAGATGGGAAGAGTATTAAAGAGATATGATCAAAATACATTTGGTATGCCTAGAATTAATACAATAGGTCTCAAACACATCTAAGAAGCCCAAGTCCAAATAGAATTTTGGCTGATTCTGGATGGCCACAATGGGTTGTTTCAGGGAAGCTTTCAGGGGGTACTGTAGGCATTTATTACTAACTACTATGAGCAATGTATTGATGCAATACCTTGGCTgggtgccctttttttttttttttttttttgagatggagtctcgctctgtcactcaggcggAAATGTAggggcgcgatctccactcactgcaacctctacctcctgggttcaagcaattctcctgcctcagcctcctgagtagctgggattacaggcacccaccaccacgcccggctaatttttatatatatatatatatttttttttttgagacggagtctcgctctgtcacccaggctgcagtgctgtggccggatctcagctcactgcaagctccgcctcccgggttcacaccattctcctgtctcagcctcccgggtagctgggactacaggcgccaccacgtcgcccggctagttttttgtagtttttagtagagacggggtttcaccgtgttagccaggatggtctcgatctcctgacctcgtgatccgcccgtctcagcctcccaaagtgctgggattacaggcttgagccaccgcgcccggccttaatttttatatttttaatagaaacggggttttaccatattggccaggctggtctcgaactcctgacctcaggtgattcacctgcttcagcctcccaaagtgctgggattacaggcaagagccaccgtgctcggctggATACCCATTCTCTAGGCTCCCATAGGCTATCTAACATAATACCCAGCACAATACACCAAAGTTACTCGTGTCTCTCTCCTCCTGTAGTCTACTGGCTTTTGGAAGGAGAAGCTTTTTTCCTCCTCCAATGATTAGTGCATGTCTAATGTCTACTGTGTCACACAGATGTCTACTGTGAGAACCAATCTGCTTAAGGTGGTcactctcctccacctcctcccgaCATTCCCAGGGCACCATGTAGTTAAAAGCTGTGATTAAAATCCTGTTATTcagtatgtataaatatttattgcatacctACAATGTGTTAGGCCAACATGATAGGAAAATTTCATTTTGCAATACACTGCCATGCCAGTCTTAGAGGGGTAAATGCATTCTAAGAAAGGGGAACAAATGTAAAGGCTCAATCCTGTTATACCCCAGCTGCAACACTTTAGATATGTTCCACAAAGTTTTGATTCCATTTTCTaatctctacaatgagaaaaGAAGAACACGCTTCCTCCTAACTaatgaaggttaaatgagttaGGCAGGGAAGCACTCAGCACAGGACCCAGCTCTGCATGCTCCAAATTAACTGAGATTCTCACACACTGCCTGGACTGACACTGGCTACACGTCACTTGGAGAAACTATATTGACTAGCTTCTCTCCTATCTGAAGCCCATTCTTAACTACAAAAACGTCAGTTCCTGATCCCTACGCAGGATTCGGTCAGCCTCCACACTTACGTTGCCCGAATTACAACGCATTATATAACCCTGCGAATATAAATTTATTCATGGAAACAAGATCAACAGCAAGGCTAAAGTCCGAGTTCTAGTTTCTCTACGGGTTTCTACATGACCTTGGGCGGTCCCTTCTCAAACCCTTGTTCCCCTACCGGAGCCCCAGGCTCCTGGCGTCCCGCACTCACCGTAGCGGGCCCAGAGCTTGGGCTGCACATCGGAGCATTCGCGGATTAGGATGGGTAGGTCGGGATTCGCCTTCTTTAGCTCCACATAGCGTTTCTCAATGAAGTCCCTGCGGGGCCGGAGAGAGCGCCGCGCGTGCTGTGGGCGCCGGCTTCCCTCAACTTCAGGGAGGTCGAGGTCGTGACCTCGGCGTCCCGAAGCCCGCCCGCCTCACCACGCCGCGCCTCACCTGACGCCCTGGCTGCCGGGCGAGCGCTGACATAAGTGGATGCGAATCTCACGCAGGCCCAGCTTTGCCCCGATTCCTCGACTCGCTGCGGCCGCCGCCATCTTGGCTAATCCCGAAGTCCCCAGTTCCAGGTCTTCGGGCCAAGTTCTGCGGTCTGACCAATCGCGGACCCTCCAGCCTAGGCCTTAGGCCTGATGACGCAGGGGCGGGGTAAAGCTTGGCCAATGATATAAAAGTATTGTAGGCCCGCTGCGAGGTCAATTTCTTTGCGATCGGGGTTGGTCAGAGGGAAAAACAGGAAGCGGAAAGGCTGCGAACGCAAAGCAGTGTGGGTTGATTCTGAGGTGTACTGTGGGAAAGGGCTTGTTGCTGCGGTGTTGCTGTTGGAGACTTGATTGTTGGTGACAGCGAAACAACGATAACAAAATGCCGGAGCGAGATAGTAAGGCTCAGGCCATCCTTTATTTCTTCCCCATGGCACTTGGGGCATTTGGCGCATTATTGTAGCTTCTGAGCTTACGCcgggtgtgtgtatgtatgtgtgacgCTTGAGCCCGGCGAAGCCGTAGGGTCATAAATGAAGCCGACAGCTCCAAACTCCGGCCCCAGTCCTCACTCCTACTCCAAGTGATGATGGGCAGCTTTTGTCTGTGGATCGCTTTCCCCCAGTACTGTCCCATATTGTTGCGCGTATTCATCTTTTACGTAGTATTTTAGACGTGATTTTCCGGAAGTCTTCTCTCTTCCAGCGCAGGATTAGGGTCCTTTGCTTTGTGCTCCCACAGCTTCTTGTAGTTTCCCATTTCAGCACTTATTTCATTGTGTTGACACTGCCGCtgttcttccttttgttctgTATTGTTCACTACTATATCTCAAATTTTTGCATAGGAACTGACACAGAAGAGCCTGATTAAATTAACGTCAATTCTTTTTGTCAGGTGAGCCGTTCTCCAACCCTTTGGCGCCCGATGGCCACGATGTGGATGATCCTCATTCCTTCCACCAGTGAGTATTTTGTGCTAGGACCATGGAAATGAGTTGGGCGATGAATAgagaggtggtggtgatggtcaaAGAATTCTGAATGTCTTGTCATCAAGGATGGTCAAAATTTATACCCGCTGGCCCTTTATCTCTGTGAGCCTTAATTGGATCAGGCCAAGTGCATAAGGGTATTAGAAGGGAAATTCCTGCAGGAAAGGtgttaaggttttttgttttttttaaaaaatacgtgTTGTGTAATTACATATTATGTAGGAATTACTTCTTCCgatagaaaattaaaacataggaaataagggtaaaatcatctttttttgttttttttttttttttgagactgagttttgctcttgtcgctcaggctggaatgcaatggcgcgatctcggctcatgacaacctctgcctcccgggttcaagcaattctgccttagcctcccgagtagctgggattacaggcatgttccaccacgcccggctaattttgtatttttagtagagatggggtttctccatgttgatcaggctggtcttgaaatcccgacctcaggtgatccacctgcctctgcctcccaaagtggtgggattacaggcgtgagccaccgtgcccggcccatcttTGATAACATCCCCAATTCATGTTTGGTAAAATCATCTTTGATAACATCCCCAATTccaatccatttctttttttttttctttttcttttttttttgagacgtagtctcactctgttgcccaggctgaagtggagtgatgcaatctcggctcactgcaacctctgccttctgagttcaagtgattatcctgcctcagcctcccaagtagctgggactacaggcatatgccaccacgcactactgattcttctttttttttttttttttttttgtatttttagtagagacagggtttcactatgttcgtcaggctggtcttgaactcctggcctgaagtgatccacccgcctcggcctcccaaactgctgggattgcaggcatgagccaccatgcccagcctcagtccTTTTCTTAGAAGTAACCACAGTTACctttttttgtgtatcttttcctcctgttgcccaggctggagttcaatggcactatttctgctcactgcaacctttacctcccaggctcaagcaagtcttctgcctcagtttccccagaagctgggattacaggcgtgcaccaccatgcttggctaatttttgtcttattagtagagacagggtttcaccatgttggccaggctggtcttggcctcctga is a window from the Rhinopithecus roxellana isolate Shanxi Qingling chromosome 3, ASM756505v1, whole genome shotgun sequence genome containing:
- the NDUFA2 gene encoding NADH dehydrogenase [ubiquinone] 1 alpha subcomplex subunit 2 yields the protein MAAAAASRGIGAKLGLREIRIHLCQRSPGSQGVRDFIEKRYVELKKANPDLPILIRECSDVQPKLWARYAFGQEKNVPLNNFSADQVTRALENVLSGKA